One Helicobacter pylori NCTC 11637 = CCUG 17874 = ATCC 43504 = JCM 12093 genomic window, CTATCCCTTATGAAGTTTATTATTAAACGAAGTTTAAAAACAAGTTTTTAAAAGTGAGAGAATGGCTAAAAAGCTTAAAATGAAAACGGGCGTTGAGAGTTAAACTACAAACTCTCTAAAACCTTTTGAGCATGGCCTTTCGCTTTGACATTGTAGAAGCATTTTTCTAAAACGCCTTGCGTATTGATGATGAAAGTGGAGCGGATAATCCCCAAATGCTCCTTCCCATAAAGCATGCGTTTGCCATAAGCTTTGTAAAGATTGGCGGCTTTTTTATCTTCATCGCAAAGCAAAATCACATTCAAAGAGCATTGGCTGATAAATTTTTGATGCGATTGAGCGTTATCAGGGCTTACGCCTACGACAACAGCGTTTTTCTTTTCAAATTCATTAAACAGAGCACTAAAGTCTTTGGCTTCTAGAGTGCATCCGGGGGTGTTGTCTTTAGGGTAGAAATACAGAACCACTTTTTTATGGAGCAAATCTTTTAAAGAAATCTCTACGCCATCGCTGTTTTTCAACCTGAAATCAGGGGCTAATTGCCCTACTTCTAATTTTTCCATTCTTATCCTTTAGTAGAGAATGATAGCGACTTTTTGAGGCCCATGCACTCCAAAAACGGTTTTTAATTCAATATCGGCTGTCCGGCTAGGCCCGCCAATAAGGAGCATGTTTGTGGGTAATGTGCCGTTTTTACTCTGGTTTTTTAAAGCTTGCACGCCTTCACTCAAATTGCGCACAATGGATTCTTTTTTCAATAAGATGATGCAATTAAGGGTGATGAGCGAAAGCAACCTTGGGCTTGCATGCGAAGAAACCGCCCCAATCATGCCCAAGCTTGAAATCCCACAAACCCCATGCAATAAAGCCGTATCAATCTCAAACAACTCTTCACGCATCGCTTCAATTTCTTTATCATAAGGCTGCAAAGTAAAATCCTTAAACGCTCCAAAATTCAAATTCAAATCTGTGGAGTGTAAGACTTTTTTGCTTTTAAAATTTTCTAAAGCCTTTAAGATTGCTTGCTCTAAATTTTCCTTAGCGCTTTCAATGACTTCAGCTTTATTCAACACTTGGAAATGCTTGTATTCTTCCACCAAGTCTTCAAACTCCACTTTAATGATATTCCTATAAATAGGGTTTGCTCCCTGAATGGCATGCTTGGCTCTGGCTTCTTTAATGCGCTTTAAAATAAGCTCTTTACTCATAAATCACCCCTTCTAAGTGCTGGACTTTTGCATGCAAGCTCGGTCCATATTGGGTAAGGTCCTAACGCTTGCCCACTCTTTGACTAAAGGCAGTATGGGGGCTAAAAGCTTGCCTAAAGGCGAGAAAAATTGAGCCATTTTCAATTGGAAACGCCACTTAGCCCCATCGCTTGCCATTTTGGCAAACATTTTCATAGAGAATTTTTCCATCCCGCTGTGTTGGGTGCTTTTAACCCCCTTGACCACGCCTCTGCCCTCGCCCACTTTATCCGATCGTAAATCTCTAATGAGTTCGGCTAAAGGGATTTCTACGGGGCAAACTTCAGTGCAACGCCCGCAAAGACTGCACAAATTAGGGATATGCCCGTAATTATTCAGGCCAAAGAGTTGGGGGGATACCACCACGCCTATAGGGCCAGGATAAGTAGAAAGATAGGCATGCCCACCGATTTTATCATACACAGGGCAGTGGTTCAAACAAGTCCCGCAACGGATGCATGAAAGAGCGCGATAATACTTTTCATCAGCCAAAATATTAGAGCGGTTGTTGTCTAATAAAATGATGTGGGCTTCTTTAGGGCCGTCTAAATCGCCCTCTTTTCTGGGGCCTGTGATAATGTTTTGATAACATGTGATAGGCACGCCCACAGCGCTCGGGGCGAGCAAATTGTTTAAAATCGCCGCATCATCAAAGCTTTCTACTAATTTTTCAATCCCACAAATTGCGACATGCACATCGCATGCGGTGGTGCTCATTCTGCCATTACCTTCATTTTCCACTAACCAGATCGCTCCTTCGTTAGCGATAGCGAAATTAACCCCACTGATCCCCATTTTAAAGCTTTCAAATTCTTTGCGCATGTGTTTTCTAGCGATCGCATTGAGCTTTTCAGGTTCTTCTTCATAAGCGGCGTTGAGTTTTTCTTCAAAAATCTTACCGATTTGCTTGCGGTTTTTATGGATAGCCGGCACGACAATATGCACAGGGTGTTCATTGATGAGCTGGATAATCAATTCGCCCAAA contains:
- a CDS encoding peroxiredoxin, with amino-acid sequence MEKLEVGQLAPDFRLKNSDGVEISLKDLLHKKVVLYFYPKDNTPGCTLEAKDFSALFNEFEKKNAVVVGVSPDNAQSHQKFISQCSLNVILLCDEDKKAANLYKAYGKRMLYGKEHLGIIRSTFIINTQGVLEKCFYNVKAKGHAQKVLESL
- a CDS encoding LutC/YkgG family protein → MSKELILKRIKEARAKHAIQGANPIYRNIIKVEFEDLVEEYKHFQVLNKAEVIESAKENLEQAILKALENFKSKKVLHSTDLNLNFGAFKDFTLQPYDKEIEAMREELFEIDTALLHGVCGISSLGMIGAVSSHASPRLLSLITLNCIILLKKESIVRNLSEGVQALKNQSKNGTLPTNMLLIGGPSRTADIELKTVFGVHGPQKVAIILY